The region TCTGTCACTTACTGAGCTGGAGCTGACATGCCCAGACTTGTCAAGCATTCAGACTCCGCTGCTATGATAACTGTAGCAGAAGAAACAAGATTTGCACTCTCTTACGCAAGGCTAAGACGACATAGAGGACTTAGGAAGAAGTATTCATTGGAAAagtaaacacattaaaatgcaGTTGGCATCAGTTTGATCTTTTCTATTCAGAGCTACAGCTCTCGTATTGTGGGAAAACCCGGATAGGGCATATGCAGGAGGATAGGTTACCCTGCGTTAGGCTATTTATACTGAATTCCTGATTTGCAGAATATGAGATCTGTCCTTCCTCTATGTTCTCTGCTTCACAGTTGCATGCAGTGTGTGAATGTCACGCACTTTCTTCTGTATCACCTTTAACAAGTATTTAATAACACCTATTACCTCCTGTTTTTCAAATTCTTAAGACATTCCAGACCAGTGCTCTCCTTCTCCTTGTAATGCCAGAGGTACGGTGCGCTGCGAGGACAAAAAGGGCGATTTCCACTGTCACTGCTTTACAGGCTGGACAGGAGCCAGTTGTGAGAAAGGTATGGTCATCATCACATGACTCGACTTTGTGAGCTGGATCTCAGCAGAGGTTGAATTTGTGCAGTGTCACCCAGAGTCGGTGCAGACATCTCACCACTGTGACCTTGGTTCTGACAGCTAATGCCTATCCTATCCACAGATGGAAAGATCTGGctcaaaagattttttatttgagtttaaaatCATGTATCTTAGTAAGGTGAAAGTAATTAGTTTCTTTCTATTTCACTTATGTCTTTGTACTTAAGCTGTTTATGACGCAAATATGATTACCCAACTGCTGATGCAGTTATTATTCATGTGGGGGAGGATGGTTAGATTCCTTTGAATGGCATTAACAGGAACTAGAGTTCAaaacaagaatgtttttttctacagagaTCAGCATCATTTAAAGGAATATTGCTGCACAGGCAAGAACTGGAAAACATACTTAAGTTAAATCCAGATCCAatgggagggagagagaggaacATTTCCACTGTGACTCATCTCGCCACCTTACTGTGAGAGGAAAACTGTAACAGATTTAATTTGACTCGGGCCAAACCTTTTCCAGAACATGACAAGTTTGCTCCTTAAACCTCTGCTTCAATCCTCAGCCACAGTTGCAGAGTGCCGTAGTTATTTTTAAGGACTTTAAGAAAGTAAGAATTCAATTCATTAGGATTAAGAAGTCCTGCACTGTTCAGAAGCTTAGAATTTACTTTACAAATTATTCTTACGGTAAACATGTTATTCAGGTACCACTTCTAAATCCAGTGAACTTCCTGCTGcacagatttaatgttttttcatattATGTTGACAGTAGTTTTGGTTTTTCTGCAGATGTCAACGAGTGCACCAGAAGTAATGGAGGTTGTGAACATAAGTGCAACAACACTATTGGAAGTTACCGCTGCTCCTGTCATGATGGTTTCATGCTGGTGGGTCGCCACATGTGTAATGGTAAGCCACAAACCACTGAACCATTTATTCTAACGACTGGGGTCCCatcacagctgcagctgcaaatAACCGTTTGTTACTGAGGTTCCTTTCTCCTTTGAATCTACTTTAGACCTAATGAATATTGAAATACTTTATCAATAAAGGTTGTAATTAAGTTACAATActaaattgctttattttaattaaatttaattatgcCTCCGTAACACTTATGTAACATCTATAAAAACTTGAAGAGTAACAAGCTCACTTTATAAAGACTTAGTTAAAGTTATCGTGATGAACACAAACTACTTTGATTGGCTGATGTAATTACTTTAATGTAGTTAACCAGATTTATCAGTTCTCCAAAGTCAAATCAATCTCGACTCAccaataaaatggattttatcTGAAGCGTGAACTACACCTTTCTATCAAGTTTTTAAGAACTGcactaaaaaagaagaagagattttattttcatggttATTATTTGTctgaagaacaaacacaaaaaaaattgagattttaCCAAGGATTATAGGGAAAAATATAATGTCTAATTTTGCAGAATTAAGGTTTTCTTACTactttaaaagacaaacaattCTTCTGAAGCTATGCACTTgatttagaatagaatatatTCATTTTGAGATTTAAGTCTTATTTCTAATTTAAGGAAGAATCTCATATTCGTCACAAACTTTCTCAGGTGAAAACAATGAGAAAGATTTTCTTTGCTAAAACGTCTGCTGAGAGTTGCTCTTTATATCTACGTTATATTTTAGATATACATTGTTAAATGTATCATTTAACAAGATAAAAGCATATTACATTCagtattttgacattttgctaAGTACTCGACCTTCTTATGTATTGTTTTAGTCAGAAAGTAATGAAATAGGTAACTTTTATAATCTCTTGTTTTAACTAATCTCTTTGAGACTAATACCACAAGAAAGCAAATGGCGTTCACATACTCAGTATGGTAGCAAGACAATTTAGAGGTCTTTAAAACGCACAGCTTTGAGAAACAAGcttattatttttcagaataaaactttattttgtctgaCCTACacattatttttgacaaaaaaaatcacattttgctgACAATATGAAATCAGGAAGAGAGCAAAGTCTCTGGAGGTATTAGAAGAAACTCCAAGGATTGCATCACGTTATTTACAATATCATCTATAAATCAGAttgttgtaaatattcatttattcactATAGCTgaacttaataaaaacatatatgtcAGTTTTTTAGGTAACTAAGGATGAGGATACATCTGATCatgttgttttgctgttgatTACAAAGATTTAAATGCACAATTTGATAAAATCTCACTTTGACATGAACCCCACCAAGCTGAACACACactttgtttgatttttcagaTATCGACGAGTGTCAGGATGCAAGTGTGTGTGGAACAGCTCTCTGTCAGAATAACAAGGGCAGCTATGATTGCTTGTGTGAGGACGGCTACGTCTAcgacaacaaaagcaaaagctgTGTTGGTGAGTCTGTGCAGCCATTCACAATAAGAGAAACTGGGGCAGTTTTATTTGATCTGGCACGTGAACGATGTTGTCCTCAGCAGGCGCCTGATGTAGCGCCGCTGTAGGTcatgaaaagaaagcaaaaaatattttgaagaaatgCTGCACAATTAGGTAACAGTTCACTCTTGTCCAAAcagtgtttttaatattttaggttAACCtaccaaaataaatgtgaagCACACATGCAAATTAGCCAAAGTTCTTTTTGCAAGACTCGCAGATTGATTTGGTTCAGTGAAGAACTCCAAATATGGATTCATAGatcaaggaattttaaaaacataaagatagCCATTCAGCTAATTACATGTTTAATGATTACATGTGTCTTTAAAGTACAGTGTGTTTATTCgatctgctgtgtgttttccaAGATATGCAATAAGATgctataaaaacacattttatcttGACTGTTATAAGTTGAAGCAACAACAGAATCAAATGAGGGAAATATAGAATGAAAGCCAACAATGACTCGGTGGGAACCAGACTTTTCATAACCTCGGTGTCCCTCCTCAGAGGATTGGAGTTTATTTAAGCCAATCTTTTCATGGCCATGTAAGGTTGTACGTGAAGCTCCAAAGTACTGCCCGGCCAACATCAGTGACCACTTCACTCAAGTGTTGTGTGCATTCCTTCTGTGTCGAAATGATAGAAAACCCtctttctttcagttttgttgAGTTTCTTTTTGTGCGTGTGTTTTTAGTTCTTGGAAGTTATGTTTTCCCTGAAAATGATGATGTGCCTTTGATAAGACCATGAACTTTCTGCTTCCCTGTAATCTTGGCACCACAAGCATTCTTCTCTTTAATCCATTCGACCTCTGTTATCACTTGCAGATGTGGATGAGTGCCAGTCTGGCGTATGCGAGGAGGAGTGTTTGAACATTCCCGGGAGTTTCCGTTGCTTCTGTGACGGTCGTCAGGGCAGGAAGCTGGGTCGTGATCTGAGGAGCTGTAAGGTAGTCGTATcaggttctgtttttgttggaaACCAAGAATTAAAATCTACTTACTTTATCATTACATTTAAGTTAAATGGTTTACAGGTGCATCTGAGAAcccataaaaataattaaaaccttTTACTCATAATAAAAAACCAAACTAACTGTAATAATCTCTGTAGGTTTTCAGTTGCACTTTGATGCTTTGTTTGGTAgaacttttacatttctaaaaggTTTTGAAGCATCAATATGTAACTCAAGCCTTCAGACGGTCTTGATGCTTGTgtacttttattatttcataaactACCTCATTGTGCCTGATAATAtcattgttttggtttgttctcCAGCCCATAACGCCGTGTATGTCGCCTTCCCTGAAGAGAAATCCTCGTTCTCTTTATTTGGGTCGCATGTTCAGCGCCGTGCCCGTGGTGCGGCTGCGTTTCCGCCGCAGGGTCCACACTGGGTAAGAAAATGTTCCTCATGCTTATCACCAGCAGTGTGTGAGACTGTCCCTATATTTATACCCTGCTTAATGAAGTTGTTGTACGAGCCCTAGTTCAGATAATGTTGGTGTGTCTGGCTGTCTTTAGTTTGAGCCAAggaagtaatttattttcaatcgACAAACTCAAATGTTATAGTTTGAACACTTGAGATATGAAGGATATCTTCAGGGTGTGGCATTGTGGGGTAATTGTTagccaaagaacaaaaacacctCATTTAGGTTTGATTATGAAcagtttttaaactaatttataatttttttaaatttattttattgttctacactatataaaaaaaattcaactttttgcattttgtcagtgCCACCTTTTTTTGGATGAATTATTTCCTGCTTTTTAGCTTCTACcatgtttcatttctttccattctttttttcccctgcctTCATCAGTTTCTCTGCAGAGTTTGACTTCCGCACCTTCGATGGTGAGGGGGTGATCTTCTTCGCAGGAGGCCACCTCAACAGCTCCTGGATTGTCCTCGCAATGCATCAGGGGAAACTGGAGCTGCAGCTCAAGTACGGCGCCGTCAGCAGAGTCACCAGCAGCGGGCCCCTCGTCAACGACGGCCAGTGGAGAAAGGTTTCTGCTCAGAGGCTTGAAAAGCAGCTGCACGTGACGTAAAGAATTTGAACTTACTGAAAACATCTTGGATGTGTTGTCACAGATCTCAGTGGAGGAGCAGGGCCGCAGTCTAGTGATAAAGATCGACAGGGAGGCTGTCATGAAGATCGCTGTAAACGGTGACCTGTTCACGCTGAAGAAAGGCATGCACGAACTTAACCTCACTGTCGGAGGAGTTCCTTTCAGGGAGGATGGCCTCGTCAATCAGGTGTTTATTTGTATGTGCTTGTTAGCTTTCCTGATCACCCACCGAGGTTAGCTCCTGTTCAGATGTTTTCCAACCGTCCTGACTTTGATGCGTAGATAAATCCCCGGCTGGACGGCTGCATGATGGAGTGGCGCTGGCTGACGGGTGAAGACACCTCAATCCAAGAAACCATTCGGTCCAATGACAACATGCAGTGTTTCAGCTCTGAGGTTCCTGGAGCATATTACCCTGGATCAGGCTTCGCTCTCTTCAACATCAGCTATGGTGATCACTCTATCCTCCAGACAGTTAGCGAAAACTCAGAATGATTGGACTTTAAACAAAGcagcattacaaaaaaaatctagtaGTTTGAAACTAtacctttttaaaactttggtaGACTTTAATAACATATTCAGGTCCATCCCAAGTGCGTATAGTTGTGCAGAAGCATTGGACATTGCACAACAAAGTGTAATTTGTCATTCCTGACTCATCACGTTCACTATTAAGCTTGTTTTGATGACTGTAAGTTGACTTTCATTGACTCTTTCAGTGTATTCTCAACCTTCCTTTTCTCCAGAGTCCAAGAACCTGAGCATCCAGATGACCCTGCGCCCACTTTCTGGTATCGGAGTGCTGTTTGCGCTGGTTCACCAGGACAAAGTGCCTCTCTCTATCGCTCTGTCTGACTACAATCCCACCACAGAAGAGTGGAGAGATGTGAGTGATTCATAACTCAGCTTCCTCACACATTCATCTTCTTTCCCTGTAAAAACTgatcttgtgtttgtttttcagttcatCCTGGTTTCTGTAGGCGACGTGGTCATCGCCAGCTCTCCTGCACCCTTCTGCGACGGCGAGAGCCACAACATCCAGGTGACCATCTCAGGTAACCAGACTCTCCTTCTGGTCGACGGTC is a window of Xiphophorus maculatus strain JP 163 A chromosome 4, X_maculatus-5.0-male, whole genome shotgun sequence DNA encoding:
- the gas6 gene encoding growth arrest-specific protein 6, whose translation is MWLTPTKSVSSSVALLILLVVRWSHSVLISPQEANQFLRRHRRANQVFEETKQGHLERECVEERCTKEEAREVFENDPETDYFYPKYIACVEKFGDSEKKKQDLITCVHNIPDQCSPSPCNARGTVRCEDKKGDFHCHCFTGWTGASCEKDVNECTRSNGGCEHKCNNTIGSYRCSCHDGFMLVGRHMCNDIDECQDASVCGTALCQNNKGSYDCLCEDGYVYDNKSKSCVDVDECQSGVCEEECLNIPGSFRCFCDGRQGRKLGRDLRSCKPITPCMSPSLKRNPRSLYLGRMFSAVPVVRLRFRRRVHTGFSAEFDFRTFDGEGVIFFAGGHLNSSWIVLAMHQGKLELQLKYGAVSRVTSSGPLVNDGQWRKISVEEQGRSLVIKIDREAVMKIAVNGDLFTLKKGMHELNLTVGGVPFREDGLVNQINPRLDGCMMEWRWLTGEDTSIQETIRSNDNMQCFSSEVPGAYYPGSGFALFNISYESKNLSIQMTLRPLSGIGVLFALVHQDKVPLSIALSDYNPTTEEWRDFILVSVGDVVIASSPAPFCDGESHNIQVTISGNQTLLLVDGQPGRSEESEYTTDVFSHSSTFIGGLPDVSLVSTLVSAAYSGCLEVAVNGQSLDLDKAIHKHNDIRSHSCPLLNSQL